One genomic window of Corallococcus caeni includes the following:
- a CDS encoding OmpA family protein, whose amino-acid sequence MPKAGKILADLNISDFIRDMGLAIAEAQAKLDTNSVDQTLRMGQTVLPGMTQNLLSLGLRPAFYHFQYADLEVNLNVYYSTTVDVGVNFNYDNENESSEYSLETSSASGSATITVQDGEGIPPYACLALVANAPGHLTVGTTSYALDGGVGPNSTGLPVARQDTLWETAQELLVALRNNSVWTNQATGDLQGIFMDWEMQSGVTASTNRPDLYAINRSVITVRTSPQAAPGDNLVIARLGSVTPAPALLLPATNGTRYTSAAATVGAALADIGQQVDPAAFVVVSGGDCNRAIYFDTDIHDVPTTTYGTDREPSAVLDAVAALLAEHPSASLTLEGWADQRSPPAPGYNQRLSQKRADFVLRALTSRGVAASRLTARGMGATVSFSSSDLAANRRVVFQFSGVPAALVARTVAATAAFDPTGTDREARIVPRTRAPANAPTTAVVTFRGTDFTQGTASQGTTFAVGATAESTAANLARAIRDANANTAFGAFARGDRVYLYGTGDHALFTLFARTPTAPALSAAGSIRVARRFGDGRPPATPQPRDTLVIDNVQLVAVEAGVAPQPGQFTLGVTGADTARNLAAAITAGSSSGLLAAGLQAQSAGNIVTVSGPSGTMLGTSNPAAFLLSGTRIGGRPSADREESSERELRALNVDAHLAVKYELSVSGSSTIKARLVAVPAPPQFLQAIGDYLERWYP is encoded by the coding sequence ATGCCGAAAGCAGGGAAGATCCTCGCGGATCTCAACATCTCCGACTTCATCCGGGACATGGGGCTCGCCATCGCCGAGGCCCAGGCCAAGCTGGACACCAACAGCGTGGATCAGACGCTGCGCATGGGGCAGACCGTCCTGCCGGGCATGACGCAGAACCTGCTGTCGCTGGGGCTGCGGCCGGCCTTCTACCACTTCCAGTACGCCGACCTGGAGGTGAACCTCAACGTCTACTACTCGACCACCGTCGACGTGGGCGTCAACTTCAACTACGACAACGAGAACGAGTCGAGCGAGTACAGCCTCGAGACGTCCTCCGCCAGCGGCAGCGCCACCATCACGGTGCAGGACGGTGAAGGCATTCCGCCCTACGCCTGTCTGGCATTGGTCGCCAACGCGCCGGGCCACCTCACGGTGGGCACCACCAGCTACGCGCTGGACGGCGGCGTGGGCCCCAACAGCACCGGCCTGCCCGTCGCCCGTCAGGACACGCTGTGGGAGACGGCGCAGGAGCTGCTCGTGGCCCTGCGCAACAACTCCGTCTGGACCAACCAGGCCACGGGGGACCTGCAGGGCATCTTCATGGACTGGGAGATGCAGTCGGGCGTCACCGCCAGCACCAACCGCCCCGACCTCTACGCCATCAACCGCTCCGTCATCACCGTGCGCACCTCGCCGCAGGCGGCGCCCGGCGACAACCTGGTGATCGCGCGGCTGGGCAGCGTGACGCCCGCGCCCGCGCTGCTGCTGCCGGCCACCAACGGCACGCGCTACACCAGCGCCGCGGCGACGGTGGGCGCGGCGCTGGCGGACATCGGCCAGCAGGTGGACCCGGCGGCCTTCGTCGTCGTGTCGGGCGGTGACTGCAACCGGGCCATCTACTTCGACACCGACATCCACGACGTGCCCACCACCACCTACGGCACGGACCGCGAGCCCTCCGCCGTCCTCGACGCGGTGGCGGCGCTCCTGGCGGAGCACCCGTCCGCCTCGCTGACGCTGGAGGGCTGGGCGGACCAGCGCTCCCCGCCGGCCCCCGGCTACAACCAGCGGCTGTCCCAGAAGCGCGCTGACTTCGTCCTGCGTGCGCTGACGTCGCGGGGCGTGGCGGCCAGCAGGCTCACGGCCCGGGGCATGGGCGCGACGGTCAGCTTCAGCAGCTCGGACCTGGCGGCCAACCGGCGCGTCGTCTTCCAGTTCTCCGGCGTGCCCGCGGCGCTGGTGGCCCGCACCGTCGCGGCCACGGCCGCCTTCGACCCCACGGGGACGGACCGGGAGGCCCGCATCGTCCCGCGCACGCGCGCCCCGGCGAACGCGCCCACCACGGCCGTCGTCACCTTCCGCGGCACGGACTTCACGCAAGGCACCGCCTCCCAGGGCACCACCTTCGCGGTGGGCGCCACCGCCGAGTCCACCGCCGCCAACCTGGCCCGCGCCATCCGCGACGCCAACGCCAACACCGCCTTCGGCGCCTTCGCGCGCGGGGACCGCGTCTACCTGTACGGCACCGGCGACCACGCCCTGTTCACCCTGTTCGCGCGCACGCCCACCGCGCCGGCCCTGTCCGCCGCGGGCTCCATCCGCGTGGCCCGCCGCTTCGGCGACGGCCGCCCACCGGCCACGCCCCAGCCGCGCGACACCCTCGTCATCGACAACGTGCAGCTGGTGGCCGTGGAGGCCGGCGTCGCCCCGCAGCCAGGGCAGTTCACGCTGGGGGTGACGGGCGCGGACACGGCCCGCAACCTGGCCGCCGCCATCACGGCGGGCTCCAGCTCCGGCCTGCTGGCCGCGGGCCTCCAGGCCCAGTCCGCGGGCAACATCGTCACCGTCTCCGGCCCCTCCGGCACCATGCTGGGCACCAGCAACCCCGCCGCCTTCCTGCTGTCGGGGACGCGCATCGGCGGCAGGCCGTCCGCGGACCGCGAGGAGAGCTCCGAGCGCGAGCTTCGCGCCCTCAACGTGGATGCGCACCTGGCGGTGAAGTACGAGCTGAGCGTGTCCGGCAGCTCCACCATCAAGGCCCGCCTCGTGGCCGTGCCCGCGCCGCCCCAGTTCCTCCAGGCCATCGGCGACTACCTCGAGCGCTGGTACCCGTAA
- a CDS encoding PASTA domain-containing protein yields the protein MKVRAVFLKSTGVPAGGMKVAWWVPAKAGTFELRDTGVTNAEGVLELEVSSATFGSHLRLDSAGVATFPVKMSSTLIDYGTLVLLEPAREGIRAVSSGAIRSAVTEPTQETATPLVLSDRLKTAGQQIESVRASLTTVRLSTVRVRWTETTPDGVTEAEAQFVEQSPTAPATGDAPAREVPDFRGLTASAARRRAAEAGVRVGLAPVFVKEAGQYGRVLRQVPESGAIQASASVQLFIGQAMEG from the coding sequence GTGAAGGTCCGGGCCGTGTTCCTCAAGTCCACCGGAGTGCCCGCCGGCGGCATGAAGGTGGCGTGGTGGGTCCCGGCGAAGGCGGGGACGTTCGAGCTGCGCGACACCGGGGTGACGAACGCGGAGGGCGTGCTGGAGCTGGAGGTCAGCAGCGCCACCTTCGGCTCACACCTGCGGCTGGACTCCGCCGGGGTGGCCACCTTCCCGGTGAAGATGAGCAGCACCCTCATCGACTACGGGACGCTGGTGCTCCTGGAGCCCGCGCGCGAGGGCATCCGCGCCGTGTCTTCCGGCGCGATTCGGTCCGCCGTTACGGAGCCCACCCAGGAGACGGCCACGCCGCTCGTGCTCTCCGATCGCCTGAAGACGGCGGGGCAGCAGATCGAGTCGGTGCGCGCGTCGCTGACGACGGTGCGGCTGAGCACCGTCCGCGTGCGGTGGACCGAGACGACCCCCGATGGCGTGACTGAGGCGGAGGCGCAGTTCGTCGAGCAGTCTCCCACCGCGCCCGCGACGGGCGACGCGCCCGCTCGCGAGGTGCCGGACTTCCGGGGGCTGACGGCCTCGGCGGCCCGCCGGCGCGCGGCGGAGGCGGGGGTCCGGGTGGGGCTGGCGCCCGTCTTCGTCAAGGAGGCCGGCCAGTACGGCCGCGTGCTGCGGCAGGTGCCGGAGTCCGGCGCCATTCAGGCCTCGGCTTCCGTGCAGTTGTTCATCGGCCAGGCAATGGAGGGCTGA
- a CDS encoding PASTA domain-containing protein, whose product MSDALDLDALLVDLRESLARVHARLGAGPFVLGPVELELRGQVTASGTGMRFTPGGSGEVRAVFVQTGPEAAPPTAPELLGLTRSAAVRRARLAGASLEVTDVPCLSPEQAGRVCWQRPAAGGPLREGRMSVGLYVSR is encoded by the coding sequence ATGAGCGACGCCCTCGACTTGGATGCCCTGCTGGTGGACCTGCGTGAGTCGCTCGCGCGGGTCCACGCGCGGCTCGGGGCCGGCCCTTTCGTGCTGGGGCCGGTGGAGCTGGAGCTGCGCGGGCAGGTTACCGCGAGCGGGACGGGCATGCGGTTCACGCCCGGGGGCTCCGGCGAGGTGCGGGCCGTCTTCGTCCAGACGGGCCCCGAGGCGGCGCCACCCACCGCGCCGGAGTTGCTGGGACTGACGCGGAGTGCCGCCGTGCGCAGGGCGCGCCTGGCCGGCGCCTCGCTGGAGGTGACGGACGTGCCCTGCTTGTCGCCGGAGCAGGCCGGACGGGTGTGCTGGCAGCGCCCCGCGGCGGGCGGGCCCCTGCGGGAGGGCCGCATGTCCGTGGGACTCTACGTCTCCCGGTGA
- a CDS encoding PASTA domain-containing protein, producing the protein MADSNDVPQLEALSAPLGALISAVGRGVAEAQRELDAETIERIRELYASDEDLAVELQRIGYRPTWYHIPEAEAEIAVALSITSEERSEGRTRLKMYGAPLDASYTNRFAYSLTAQSRLKFRVVPVPPSPQAEALVVVPAVVGRTVADARALLSAIGVPHRFPNGAADAAVVTSASVGPGALLPRGTELVLTVQATGGGKLPPTSTPTRSPVLEPSTAGTLK; encoded by the coding sequence ATGGCGGATTCGAATGACGTCCCCCAGTTGGAGGCACTGAGCGCACCGCTGGGCGCGTTGATCTCCGCGGTGGGCCGCGGCGTGGCGGAGGCCCAGCGGGAGCTGGATGCGGAGACCATCGAGCGGATCCGCGAGCTCTACGCCTCGGACGAGGACCTGGCGGTGGAGCTGCAGCGCATCGGCTACCGGCCGACCTGGTACCACATCCCCGAGGCCGAGGCGGAGATCGCCGTGGCGCTGTCCATCACCTCGGAGGAGCGCTCGGAGGGGAGGACGCGGCTGAAGATGTACGGCGCGCCCCTGGACGCCAGCTACACCAACCGCTTCGCCTACAGCCTGACGGCGCAGTCGCGGCTGAAGTTCCGCGTGGTGCCGGTGCCGCCCTCGCCCCAGGCGGAGGCGCTGGTGGTGGTGCCGGCGGTGGTGGGCAGGACGGTGGCCGACGCGCGGGCGCTGCTGTCCGCCATCGGCGTGCCGCACCGGTTCCCCAACGGCGCGGCGGACGCCGCGGTGGTCACCTCGGCCTCGGTCGGGCCGGGGGCGCTGCTGCCGCGCGGCACGGAGCTGGTGCTCACCGTGCAAGCGACCGGGGGAGGGAAGCTGCCTCCCACCAGCACGCCCACCCGCTCGCCGGTCCTGGAGCCCTCGACGGCGGGGACGTTGAAGTGA